Proteins encoded by one window of Sinorhizobium arboris LMG 14919:
- the repC gene encoding plasmid replication protein RepC yields the protein MERGSVTTPFGRRAMTLGMLASQIAAGDIPPDRSVDKWKLFRSLCEAKTVIGVSDRSLAVLNALLSFYPGAELSRESGLVVFPSNAQLALRTHGMAGTTLRRHLACLVESGLILRRDSPNGKRYARRGRNGSVGEAFGFDLSPLVARAEEFKTAAAELAAARQYLRLMRERLSLCRRDVVKLLELLRESAPQTEWQLQQRRYEALSVPLSRKASVKDVEILHEAMEGLRADLSNQLEKLLNSENMDANDRHSGRHIQNSHPDSQFESEPGFGKDLGSFSAGAQTCNRDVAAPGSSLSQASAPSNGSSPASSVPPLLPDPRLTREIPLPVLLSVCPQIADYGPQGRITTWKDLLTAAIVVRTMLNVSADAYDDACAVLGQENAASVIACILERADRISSPGGYLRVLTERARRRTFSVAPMVGALSRARRQGEPLAS from the coding sequence ATGGAACGTGGAAGTGTGACGACGCCCTTCGGGCGGCGGGCGATGACGCTTGGCATGCTCGCGAGTCAGATCGCGGCTGGTGACATCCCGCCGGACCGATCGGTGGACAAGTGGAAATTGTTTCGTTCACTTTGCGAAGCGAAGACCGTAATCGGCGTGTCCGACCGGTCACTTGCAGTGTTGAACGCCCTTTTGAGCTTCTATCCGGGTGCCGAGCTCTCGCGAGAAAGCGGTCTCGTCGTTTTCCCGTCCAATGCACAGCTTGCGCTCCGCACGCACGGAATGGCGGGTACGACGCTCCGCCGGCATCTCGCATGCCTCGTGGAATCAGGCCTGATCCTCCGGCGCGATAGTCCGAACGGAAAGCGTTACGCTCGAAGAGGTCGTAATGGCTCGGTAGGCGAAGCCTTCGGATTCGACCTGTCTCCTCTCGTCGCCCGCGCAGAGGAGTTCAAAACCGCCGCTGCCGAACTTGCCGCAGCGCGGCAATATCTCCGTTTGATGCGCGAAAGACTGAGCCTCTGCCGGCGAGACGTCGTCAAGCTCCTCGAACTTCTTCGCGAGAGTGCACCGCAAACCGAATGGCAGTTGCAACAACGGCGATACGAAGCCCTTTCCGTGCCTCTCTCCCGTAAGGCCTCGGTCAAGGATGTCGAGATCCTTCACGAGGCTATGGAGGGACTTCGTGCCGATCTCTCCAATCAATTGGAAAAATTGCTTAATTCCGAAAATATGGACGCCAATGATCGCCATAGTGGGCGTCACATACAGAATTCACATCCAGACTCTCAGTTTGAATCTGAACCTGGCTTTGGAAAAGACCTGGGGTCGTTTTCGGCAGGCGCCCAAACCTGCAACCGGGACGTTGCCGCACCGGGATCTAGCCTCTCGCAAGCCTCGGCGCCCAGCAACGGTTCGTCACCGGCCAGCTCTGTGCCTCCGCTTTTGCCTGACCCGCGGCTCACCCGGGAAATCCCCCTGCCGGTCCTCCTCTCCGTGTGCCCGCAGATTGCCGATTACGGACCACAGGGGCGGATTACCACCTGGAAGGATCTCCTAACCGCCGCGATCGTTGTTCGGACCATGCTGAATGTAAGCGCGGATGCCTATGACGACGCCTGCGCGGTTCTCGGCCAGGAAAATGCCGCCAGCGTCATCGCCTGCATCCTGGAGCGAGCGGACCGCATAAGTTCGCCCGGCGGCTATCTACGGGTCCTTACCGAAAGAGCAAGGCGACGGACATTTTCGGTTGCGCCGATGGTCGGAGCCTTGAGCCGTGCGCGAAGACAAGGCGAGCCGCTCGCCAGCTGA